The proteins below come from a single Chitinophaga pinensis DSM 2588 genomic window:
- a CDS encoding enoyl-ACP reductase, translated as MAHNLLKGKKGIIFGALDEKSMAWSTALRCVEEGAEVVLTNAPIALRMGEINKLAEQCNAPVIPADVTNMDDLKNLFTKSMEHFGGKIDFVLHSVGMSINMRKGRSYTDLDYDFSHKTFDISAMSLHRVLQTAYQLDALNDWASVVALSYIAAQRVFPDYSEMADAKSMLESVARSFGYHYGMKKKVRVNTISQSPTKTTAGGGVKGFDGFMEYAEKISPLGNATAQQCADYCVVMFSDMTKMVTMQNLFHDGGFSFTGVSAAIIEQMEK; from the coding sequence ATGGCTCATAACTTATTAAAAGGAAAGAAAGGTATCATATTTGGTGCATTGGACGAGAAGTCTATGGCTTGGAGCACAGCATTACGTTGTGTGGAAGAAGGCGCCGAAGTAGTGCTTACCAATGCTCCTATAGCGTTACGCATGGGAGAGATCAACAAACTGGCTGAACAGTGTAATGCTCCTGTTATACCCGCTGATGTTACCAATATGGATGATCTGAAAAACCTTTTCACTAAATCCATGGAGCATTTTGGCGGCAAAATTGATTTCGTACTGCACTCTGTGGGTATGAGTATCAACATGCGTAAGGGCAGATCTTACACCGACCTGGATTATGACTTCTCTCATAAAACATTCGATATCTCCGCTATGTCCCTGCACCGTGTGTTGCAGACTGCATATCAGCTGGATGCACTGAATGACTGGGCCTCAGTAGTAGCGCTGAGCTACATCGCTGCACAGAGAGTATTCCCTGACTACAGCGAAATGGCAGATGCTAAATCTATGCTGGAATCAGTAGCACGTAGCTTCGGTTACCACTATGGTATGAAGAAGAAAGTACGTGTAAACACTATCTCACAGTCTCCTACCAAAACTACTGCAGGTGGTGGTGTGAAAGGTTTTGATGGTTTCATGGAATATGCTGAGAAAATCAGCCCGCTGGGTAATGCTACCGCACAACAGTGCGCTGATTACTGTGTGGTAATGTTCTCTGACATGACCAAAATGGTAACGATGCAGAACCTGTTCCATGATGGCGGTTTCTCATTTACCGGTGTTTCTGCTGCAATCATTGAGCAGATGGAAAAATAA
- the recN gene encoding DNA repair protein RecN, which yields MLQKLTIKNYAIIDHLEVDFSGNLNVITGETGAGKSIVLGALSLILGERADPGMLLDKGSKCVIEGVFKVRKSQVAAFFHEHELDMEDLLIIRREISAAGKSRAFVNDTPVNLGQLTELSQYLVDLHQQFDTLELEKSDFQREVMDALVNQPAVMQQYQQQYQRYAQIQRQLKQLQDQRDNANKELDYNKFLLDELSDASFAPNEIEDLDAELKVLSHAEEIRNTLSRVYFQLNEDEQPILQQLKQIQSSVQALASYHKEAPAVAQRLQSVYVDLQDISSEIGHMNDQVQFDGARIEQVNERVSLGYKLLKKHGVQNTAELLVIQEKLTQSVEGVLNLDEKLAGLEAEIATLQAALQKLAETITAARLKVAEPFEKKVNALLAQVGMPNARLKAAITQGALNPYGQDIIEFLFDANKSGQFAPIRKVASGGELSRLMLCIKSLVARSVALPTLIFDEIDTGISGEAARQVSFIMEDMARGHQIICITHQPQIAGKADAHYFVFKDARDGKITTNVRLLTREERINKIAQMLSGEKPTAAALENARELVK from the coding sequence ATGCTACAGAAATTAACTATCAAGAACTACGCGATCATTGATCACCTGGAAGTAGATTTCTCCGGCAACCTGAATGTTATTACAGGGGAAACAGGCGCCGGTAAATCTATTGTACTGGGGGCATTGTCATTAATACTGGGAGAGAGGGCTGATCCGGGAATGCTACTGGATAAGGGATCAAAATGCGTGATTGAAGGGGTTTTCAAAGTCAGGAAATCCCAGGTGGCTGCTTTTTTCCATGAGCACGAGCTTGATATGGAAGACCTGCTGATCATCCGCAGAGAGATCAGCGCAGCTGGTAAATCCCGTGCATTTGTCAATGATACGCCTGTCAATCTGGGCCAGCTGACGGAATTAAGCCAGTACCTGGTGGACCTGCATCAGCAGTTTGACACCCTGGAACTGGAAAAGTCCGATTTTCAGCGGGAGGTCATGGATGCCCTGGTCAATCAACCGGCAGTAATGCAGCAATACCAGCAGCAATACCAGCGCTATGCGCAGATACAACGCCAGCTGAAGCAGTTGCAGGACCAGCGTGACAATGCTAACAAAGAACTCGATTACAACAAATTCCTGCTGGATGAACTGAGCGACGCTTCTTTTGCACCCAATGAGATTGAAGATCTGGATGCAGAACTGAAAGTGCTGAGTCATGCAGAGGAAATCCGTAATACACTCAGTCGTGTTTATTTTCAGCTGAATGAAGATGAACAGCCTATTTTACAACAGCTGAAGCAGATCCAGTCTTCCGTACAGGCCCTGGCATCTTATCATAAAGAGGCGCCTGCGGTCGCCCAGCGATTACAGTCTGTATATGTAGATCTCCAGGATATTTCCTCAGAAATAGGTCATATGAATGACCAGGTACAGTTTGATGGCGCCCGTATAGAACAGGTGAATGAACGTGTGTCATTAGGGTATAAGCTGTTGAAAAAACACGGTGTGCAAAACACTGCGGAGTTACTGGTCATCCAGGAAAAGCTCACCCAAAGTGTTGAAGGGGTACTGAACCTGGATGAAAAGCTGGCCGGACTGGAAGCAGAAATTGCAACTCTTCAGGCCGCCCTGCAAAAACTGGCCGAAACGATTACGGCTGCACGTCTGAAAGTAGCTGAACCATTTGAAAAGAAAGTGAATGCACTGCTGGCACAGGTAGGTATGCCGAATGCCCGTCTGAAAGCCGCGATCACACAGGGTGCACTGAATCCTTACGGACAGGATATCATAGAATTCCTGTTTGACGCCAATAAGAGCGGACAGTTTGCGCCTATCAGGAAAGTGGCTTCCGGTGGTGAGTTAAGCCGGTTGATGCTCTGTATCAAGTCGCTGGTAGCACGCTCTGTGGCGTTACCAACACTGATCTTTGATGAAATCGATACAGGTATCTCCGGAGAAGCAGCCAGACAGGTCAGCTTTATCATGGAAGATATGGCCCGTGGTCACCAGATCATCTGTATCACACACCAGCCACAGATCGCAGGTAAAGCAGATGCACATTATTTTGTGTTTAAAGACGCACGTGACGGTAAGATCACCACGAACGTACGCCTGCTGACAAGGGAAGAACGTATTAATAAGATCGCCCAGATGCTGAGTGGAGAAAAACCAACAGCCGCGGCACTTGAGAATGCAAGGGAGTTGGTAAAATAG